From the genome of Grus americana isolate bGruAme1 chromosome 16, bGruAme1.mat, whole genome shotgun sequence:
TTATCAGGTGCTTTTTATAAGGAGAGGGTAACGTGTTGTTCAAAAACTCCCTCCCAGCATCATTTTAGGGCTTATAAAATGGAGCACAAGGTCATTCACTGGGTGaatgctctctgctgctgttgttattattattattattattatcattattactGAACCCAAGGCATACAGCTGAGGGCTGTTTGCAGACTGCTGAGGCACCATGTCCCCAGTGGGgacaggctgcaggagggattTTGGGTGATGGCTCATGCTCCAAGCTGCCACCTCccgtgcaggggctggggggctccgTGCAGGAGGACGGGGCGCAGCGGGAGCAGCCACCCGAGCAGGCACttgctggcagggagctgggtgCAGGAGCCAAACCTCCCCCCGATTCCCCGgccgggggctgctgctgccctgggcttGCCTGTCCCCACAAACACCCACGTGCCGCTTGGCGCCGGCGGGAGGACGCGGTGGCTGGGGAAAGCCCAGCGGCTGGGGACAGGCCATGGCACACAGACCTGGCCTGGCAGGGACCCGGCGGTTATCCCAGCCCTTAACCACAGGGCTGGGGTCCCCATCGCAGCCAGGGTCGGGGTACAGCACCACAACTGAGACCGGGGTCCCCGCCACAGCCAGGGTCCCCGTCACCCCGGCATGGCACCAGCACCCAGGGTTCACGCCTGCCCCCAGCTTCATGGTGACCATGGGTGACCCTCCACCGGCTGGGGCCATGCCCAACCCCAGTGGGGTGTCCCCCCAGATAACCTGCACCCCCGTATCCCTGCCAGGGACATCCAAAGCCCAATTCCCCCCAGCTAGCACCCAAAGCCCGAGCGCTCCCCCGCCAAAGCAAGGAGGGTGCAGAGCTCCCTGTTGGGGTGCTCAGGGGAGCCCCCCCAAGCCCCGTGCTCGTGCCCTCGTCACCACCAGCAATAAACCccgtggggctgtgctgggggaacAGCACCGCGAGCTCCCGGCGGCCCCCAggccccagcagagcagcatcaGCCCTGGAAATAaacttcttttcaaaagcagttggGCAAAcatcaatgctttttttttttgcttttttttgcttttttttccccctgacctttttcctttttttttttttttttttttccagaagggGAAGGTCTGCAGAAGGTGGAAAGTAATCAGGTTTTGGACCTGGGATAAAAAATGGCTGGAGTAGGCTGGGCTGACTCCTTATAATTAATAGTGTGCCTCGTAATAGGATTCTCCAGCCTTCGGTGCTCCCTGGAAACACCTTTTTACATAAGATATTGCCCACGATGGAGTGGCAGAGTTTTGATTTATGGGGGTTTGGCCTCCAAGAAACATCTGGGGGGGTCTGGCCTGGCCGGTGGGACGTActgggggagagaggaaaaggactGGAGGTGGGGAGGGCGTTTCTGCGGGGCTGGCAGCCGGGTCCCGGGGCAGGCGCCTGGCCAGGGAAAAGGGGTCCTGAGGGATGCCTGTGATCCGGGTGCTGAGCTGGtcctggggctgagccccctcTGCTCCGAAGAAGGAGGCTGAGAAGGGTTTTGGGGCAGGAAGGGGCTCGTCCCCCTGCCCGACATCACCGGGTGATGCCTGGGGCACGGGCTCAGCGGGGGAATCGGGGAGCAGTGGGGGTCGGGGAGCCCCAGCGGGAGCAAGACCCCCCATtgcctggggacagcaggaaggagagggaagtgGCTTTGGGGGGACACAAAAGCCCCTGAGAGGTGCAGTAGCAAAGGGCTAAAAGCACTAGAGAGTGGGAAtgggggagagcagggaagctgggaggaaaggggggaatGGGAAAAACAGTGGGGTGAGGGAAAAAGGGGGATCACAGGGGCTCCGGGatgggacacacacacacacacgcgcgcgcgtgTGTCAGTGCACCTCAGAGCCCACGGGTGTTAAACGTGGCCAGGGAGCTCCGCCAATAAATCACTGTAACAAGCGGGTCTGCGCGTGTTGTTCTCTTCTGACCGCAGACAGCGCGGCAGGAATGGGAGAAGATTGTAATAATTAATAATCATTAGAATAATAATGCATAAAGACAGTAGCAAAGTAATTAGTCAGAGAGGGAGCGCTTGCTAATTGAGGCGGGGAGCTGCAGTCCAGAcagcctggggagcagcaggggaggtggggaagggggacGGAGGGTTGGGGGACGTGAAGGAGGATGGCTGGCGCGTCCGAGGTGCAGAGCAGGATGTGCGCGTACCCCAGCCCCGCCATCGCACGGGCAGGGTCCCggctccatccctgcctgcagcgcGAGCCCGGGTTTCGTCCGCCCcgcgtgcctcagtttccccatccccacatggatgctgtgtgctggggcagaggctgCGGGAGGAGCCCGGCCCCGCGTCCCCCGGGCAGCGGGgctttatttcagttattttggaaggaaaggGAGCAGAGGGTGCTGGCGGGGCTGCGTCACGTCCCCCTCCTCAGGGTGGGCATTGCTCTAGCCCCAGCTGGCTCTTCAGGGCCCGCAGCTGGGCCACCTGGATGCCGCTACCCCcgcacaccaccaccaccacggaGGCGAGCGGGGTCCGCAGCCGCCCCTCACGCTGCAGCCGCTGCAGCCGCCCCGTGTAGAGCAGGGCCAGGGCGGCCCCGCACGCCGGCTGCACCAGCATCCTCTCGTCGTCTGCAGGGACGAGAGCGGGGGAGCGCCCTGAGCCGCCCCCGCGGAGCCAGggtccccccagcaccctgactCCGGCATGGCCCAGGTCAGTCCCAGGACCCGGCGGTGTCCCCGTCACCCCTGCCATGCCCAGCTGGCCCCTGCTCACCCAGGAACTGCTCCACGGCTCGCACGGCCTCCGAGTCCTCCACCACCTGGGAGATGACCTGGCACTCCTGGGCGCACTCCAGCGCCCGCGCTGCCACCATCTTGGCTCCCAGGCACTTGGCCACGCTGGgacaggaggggaggaaagcGGTCAGGGTGGTCCCGGGACCCTTCAGCGAGCTGGGCTGAGACCTGCCAACTCGTTGCAGGTATGGCCGCTCCAGCAAAGCCCTGCTCACCTGGTGATGTCCGGCAGGGAGACGAGCCGGCCGGCCGTCAGCGCCGCATGGAAGCTGTGAGCTCCCCAGGTCTCGGCGGCGATGATGGGGATGTCCTGCCAGCCCACCTGGCGCAGGCCGGCCACGACGCCCGCCAGCAGCCCCCCGCCACCCACCGCCAGCAGGATGGCGTCTGGTTTGGTCTCCAGTGAGTCCTTCAGCTCCTGGACCAGGCTTGCATGACCCTGCCTGCGGGGTTGAGGGGGGGCAGACGATGCAGCCCAGGGGCACCCCAAGCCAGCCCAGACctagggatggggatgggggggcaggaGCTGAGCCCTGGCAGCACTCACCACACCAGGGGGTGGTCGAAGGGGTGGATGAGGACCCAGCCCTCGGTCTCTGCCAGCTCCAGGGCTCTCCTGTTGGCTTCATCCcacacctggggggggggcaatgggggggCTCAGCAGGGCCACATCCAGCCCTTGTGCCCCAGAGATGGGTCCATCGCCACCGTGGGGCTCGGGGACACCAGAAACCCACGCAGGGCGCTGTGCTGAggtgggggtccccagggtgaCCCTGCTGCGATGCCGGGGTGCGGGTGATGCAGGAGGGGGATGTTTCAGGATGGGATTTGCCGCGCACATCCCCGGTATCGCAGAGCAGCCCCTTCTGatccccccccccgaccccagTTTTAGGGGGCTGCCGCGGGGGTACCTGGCCGGACACCTCCACCTCCgcccccagctcctccagcttgCGCACGGTGGCGGGGCCGGTGGTGCTGGGGACCACGACGGTGAtcggcagccccagcttcttgGCCACATACGCTGCCGCCAGACCCGCGTTCCCCCCTGCAGAAAGCGGGGGTCAGGCAGGGCTCGACCCCACCTGCACCCCCCACGTTACTCATGAGCattcccccactcccccccgccccagctcaGGGCCCAATTACCTGAGGAGCAAACGAAGTGGCGGCAGCCCTCCTTGGCAGCCTgaaaggcaggagggaaggagggacgGGGatggctgtgtccccccctcGCCGTGCCCCCCATAAAGGCGCGGGCAGCGTCCTGCTCACGCCGTGCCGGTGCTCACCTCCTGGCAGTGGTGGCCAATGCCCCGGATCTTGAAGGAGCCCGTGGGCTGGACGTTTTCCAGCTTCATGTAGACCTTGGTGCCCGCCGCCTTGGACAGGGGCAGGCTCTCCAGGACGGGCGAGATGATGTGGAAGGGCTTCTCGCCCCCGCAGGGCTGCGCTGCCATCGCCCCGGTGATGGACGCTctgccagggagaggagggggacaCACCGGCTGCTCCCCACGGAGTCTTCCCCCGTGGCCCTGCTGCCCATCCCAGGCTCGGTACAGGGTGCAGGGGCCCCTCCAGAGGGACAGGgctgtccccagtgtcccctccTGGCTCCGGGATGCAGCAGCACCGAGCCCTGGGGCACAGCAATGGGCCCTCCCTGCCAGAGCCCCAGGATGAGCTGGGTCACCCCATCCTCCGTCCTCCAGGTCCCCGAGCCCCTGGtgtcccccagtgcccccctccccatcctgtcccctaGCCGAGCCAGGGCCACCCCACGGTGGGGATTACCCGGTGTCCCGCGGGGTCTCGCTGCGCGTCCCCAGCTCCTCGCCTGCAGCTGTAGCGGAGTTTGGAGGACGGAGGAGGGACAGGTGACGTCAGAGGGACAGGTGACGTCAGAGGGGCTGTGCCGGCGTCCCCAAGTCCCCGTGTCCAGCCAAGCAGCGGGGCAAGGGGCAGGGGTTAAACATTGCCCTGTCCCGGCTGTTTGCTCAGCgccaggcaggcagccagcctCGCTGCGCCCCGGTCGGGTTTTTCCGCCCGAgcgcagggctggagccatgccGAAAGCACCCAGCCACGTCCCGGGCACGGTGCCGGTGCCCCGAGCGGGGACAGCCGTGGCAGCCAAATCCCAGAGGCCTCTGTGTGCGCGGGGATGCGGAGAGGCAGCTCCCAAATGGCTTTGGGGGTCCCTAAGGGTTTGCCCCCGCCAGCCAGGCACAAGCACCGGCTGTTCTCGGGTCCAGCTAGAGATACGCCCCGGATCTGATGACTTTGCCCACTTGACCCGGACCCCCGGTGTAGCGAGGGCGGCCTGCCCACCCCAGATCCCCGGCGGGCAGCTGAGACACCCCCATTGCTTCCAAACCAGCCATCGCACCCCTACACCCACCCTGCCAAGCCCCCCCACCCTGCGGCAGCCCCGGGCCCCCCTCTGAGCCGTATGTCCCCAGTGGGGCTCAGTCCCCCGGGAcgagcccccccccagctcccggcGCTGGCCAAGCCGGGCACCCCGCAGGCAGGAGGGGTCTGGGTGGGGGGCTCGGTCCCCGCGCAGCTTGCGCAGGTGCACATCCCTTGGCGGTGGGGCTGCCCGGAGGGACCCAGCCAGAGCCTGGCCGAGGCctgagctccagcagcacccggGGTCCCCAGGCAAAGCAGGCAGAACCCCCCTCTTCGTGCCTCCGGGACAGCCCGGGACCCCTTCTTGTCACCCCAGCACTACTGACACCCCCCCGGGGTAACAGTCCCCCCAGCCCATGCCCTACCTTTGCACAGAGGAGCTGGCTCTGTCCCCAGcaggcaaggaggaggaggaggagggtgggatCTGGAGGAAGGTCCGACCCTGGCTCCGCTCCTCGCCCACAGACAGAGGATTTCTTATCCCTCCAGCCAGAGGCTCGGAAAGCGGAGGCGCTTTGGCACAAGGTCAGTCCCGTCCTGCCTGGTGGCTCCACGGGAGTCCCAAGGGGGGGCCACTGCACACGAGCTGGCACATGCACGACACAGCCAAATGGGGTGCACCGGGgaccccccaaatcctcccgGCTCTGCCCCACTGCCAGGCAGACAGCAGTGAAGTAGACCCTGGAATACAGGATTTCAGCCCCCTGACCCAAACGGTGCTGCGAAGCCCCCCCTGAGAGCACCCCTGGTGACAGGCACCGAGCGGGGAGTGGCCTCCAGGGCAGCCCTGTCCCCGATGGAGCTGGCCTTTGGCGGCAAGGAATTAACTAACCCCCCTGGTGCTGACATCATCATTAGGCTTCAGAGTGAACAGCAGCAGGGTCAGCAGAGGCACAGCGCTGCCTGCAGAGACAACAGGCGCTCTGCACTGAGCCACACCGCTTTTGGGACATTGGGGACCGGAAATGTGGGGGATGATGAGGATTTCTCGAACGGGGGCACCAAGTCAGGGGGAGGCACACAAGCTCCAGCTCCCCTGAGGGCCCACGGATCGGATCGACCCCCCCATCCCGCAgcgggcagaggggctgcaagTGCTTCCctggggccgggccggggatgggccctggggacaggcacTAGGGAAGAGGGGCAaggacccccccccgccactcacagggaggaggctggggacccccccggcgAGGACACCACGTTGCAGCTCAGCCCTGAGGTGCTCGAGGGTCCCTTCCCCCCCGTAGCCCCCTCCCCATtggctccatccctgccctgggAAGGCGATGCCAGGCTGTCAGGGGGTCACATCCCCCGGCCAGGGTCCCTGGGTGACGCGGCCTGAGCCAGGGGCCGCTGCAGCTGGGCGGTGTTTAACCACTTCTGgctggttttctgcttttaagaaaattaaaaaagggagggaagcagCAACGCAGCCACCGCTGCATTTCCAGCGTGCCCCGTCCTCGGCACCAACGCGCCCGTCCCTCCGCACTGCCGCATCGCTCGGTGGCAGTGACCTCCTCCCAcccagggaaactgaggcacagagcccCCCCCAAgcagcaccccctgccccaggagccCCCGCaccatggggacaccaggggacACGGGCACAGGCTCTGCCACCCACTCACCTTACCTgcaacccccccacccccccaggtTTTGGACGCCCTGCCCTCTCCAGGGCACCCATGCCAGTTTTTGGGGTGCCAGCACCCCAACAGCCCAGACCTGCTGCAACCAGGCCCTgcgcagcccccggggagctgcaggggcCCCAGTggccccccagctccccggTGGGAACCTGGCACCTTCAAAGCGCTGCCGAGCGCCAGCTCATTAATCCCTCAGTAATGACCTCGTTATTCCTAACGAGGCAGAGCGGATCAAGGGAGCTGCGGTAAGAGGATTTTGCAACGGGGGtttcggggctggggggggggggggcacacaggtggcagaggaggggaagacAAAAGGCACAAGGATGGTCACCCTGTTTTGGGGGGCGAGTGGTgggaccccccgcccccctccagCCCACACCCCAGGCTGCCCCGTTTCAGCAGCGCTGCCCCACACTGGGTACCCAGCCTGATGCGGCAGCAAAAGAAACCTTAACAGCCTGCACCCCAAAAGAGCCCGGCCTGGCTGGCAGCACACCCTCCCACAGGGGCCGGGAGGCAGCGAAGAAGCAGGGAGCACCCCATTAATTCCAGGGGAGAAGAGTGCTGCGTGAGCCCAACCCTTATATAAGACACCAGAGAATCTCGGCAGAGCGCAAAGCACAGCCACCACCACCGCTGCACGCAGGCTGCTTTATTTGTCACAGCCAAACCAGgtcactcccctcctctctgccccacAGGCGAGCCCCAGCCTCCCAGGAccccttcttttctttggaCAGAGCCCCCCCAAACCGGGTGTCCGCACTCAGAGAAACTTCCCGGGGCCGGGCCCCTTGCGCAGCCAAACCAGCACCACGGGGGTGCGGCAGCgagaggcagaagcagaaagagCCGGGGGTacaggggaccccccccgcccccaaagcCAGTCCCCTGGGGATAGGGGACAGCCGGTAGCTttacgccccccccccccagaaggGGTCCCCACGCGGGACAGACGCCCACGGATGGACGGACGGGTTCAGCCCGGCAGCGCCCGCTCAGTCCCAGCGGACCTTGATGGGGGGGAAGGTCCAGAGGTCGGGGTGGCCCATGtgcagcagggtgctgcagggggacGTGCTCCAGCGGAAGGGGGGCACGTCGTCCCAGGCGGGACCGCTGGCGGCCACCAGCCCGAAGGTGGGGGCCATGCCCGAGGAGGTCACCTGGtgccggggagggaggggggagagaaaaaaacagggGTGCAAGTCAACACAGGCAGCCCGGGGGGAGTTGTCGAAGCCGGGTGTACCCCAAAGAAGGGAcctccagctcccccagccccgcccccggggccgccccaGCTCCCCCACCTTCATGTCCGTGCCGCCATGGCAGCGCTGGCGCAGGGCGGGGAAGGGGTAGGTGCCGTTGGGGGGGTTGAGGTCGGAGCGGGCGGAGATGGCGTTCTCCGCGTTCTGGGGGGGGTCGCAGCCCCTGCATCGCGACAGCGGGTCCCGCAGGTAGTTGTTGGACCTGCAAAGCGGCCAAGAGCGAGTCGTGGTGAAATTCATAAATTTGTAAGGATGGAAAAAATCATCCCCAAAGGCTGCAAATCCTTCCGGAGGGTGCGGGGGACAcccaggtttgggggggtccccaggacccACCTCATCAGGCGGACCATGGAGTCCAGGTCACGGACCAGCGTCTGGTTCCGGCGGAAGATCTGGGCACGCGGGTTCTTGTCGTAGGTGAACCAGTCGCCGTACTTCTTCACCAGCTCCGGGATCCCGCTGGCGTTGAAGATCTCCTCGAAGtacctggggtgggggggtgaacCCAGCAAGTCAGCACCCAACGGCAGGGGGCAAGGCCAGCGTCGGCTGCCCCCCCTGCGTGGGGCATCGGTGGGGTGGGATGAGGCCGGTGGGAGCTCACGGCAGGTTGTAGCTGGCCCAGTAGCCCTGTTGGTACAGCAGCTCCGTCTGATCGGccaccaccaccaagcccctgtGCCGGGGAAAAGAGCATCGGTCAGAGCAGAAATCGAGCGGGGATCGGGGGGGGACACGTGCTGGGAAGGGGGAAGCCACGGTGGGGGTCCCTGCCGCTGGGTTCCCACCCTAGCCCGGGGTGCTGGGCGCCCATCCCCTTGCAGACACGTATCCCCGGAGAGCCTTTACCCGCAGGccggcagcacaggcagctgcctgcacttgCGCCCCCATCGCCCAACTCTCACGCATTGGGCCGGGGTGGACGGGACCCTCAAGGCTTTCCCAAACCCACGAGGACGGGAGGGGAAACACTTCTGCCGTGGCTCAGCGCAGGAGCCGGCACTCGGGGAGGAACGGGGGCACTCACGGGATCTGCTCCAGCACGGTCAGCAGGCCCTGCGGCGGGCTCGCTCTCCCCGGCGTGAAGACGTTGTAGTCCACCACCATCCACTGGTTGTTGTACCTGGCACAGAACGGGGAAAGCATCCCTCCGGCAGCCAGCCTCTCCCTGGGGACATCCCTGCTGCCGGAGGGAGCGTCCCTCCACCTGATCCCACCTTCCCGTGCCCCATCCCGCCCTCCTCACGTGCCGCTGTTGAACTGCCGGAAGACGGCAGCCCACTCGGGACCGCTGCGGGCCAGGCGGTTGGCCACGATGTTCCTCAGCCACTCCAGGACGCTGCCCCGCGGGTCCAGGTACTTCCACCGTGCCGGGTTGTTGTTCCCGATGGTGGTTTCCAGCGCTacctgcagggaggggagcgatggggagggcagcggggctggggaggggtccCCAAGGAGCAGACCCCACTCACCAACCCGCTGCTGAGGATGTAGAAGTCATCCCCGGAGAAGATGGTGCCGGGGTAGGAGGAAAACACCTGGACGCTGCCGGGGATCTGAGAGTTGCCTGGAGGGGGAGGATGCAAAAGCAGGGGAGCATCAGAGCGGGGGTGTCAGatgcagccccccccagcccagcctacGCACCGCCGGCCGAGGCACGGAAGGGCAGCGTGTACTTCTTGATGACGCGCAGCATGGACTGGTAGGAGGTCCAGGTGTCGTGGGCGACCAGGAGATCCTGATGGTCCGGCAGCAGCTTgaggagggcagagcaggagcctgAGCCCAGGACACGGCGCGGGGAGGAGCGGTTCAGGGCAGACTCCAGGTCCTCTAGGTCACCCCCCAACTGCAGCAA
Proteins encoded in this window:
- the SDSL gene encoding serine dehydratase-like isoform X2 codes for the protein MAAQPCGGEKPFHIISPVLESLPLSKAAGTKVYMKLENVQPTGSFKIRGIGHHCQEAAKEGCRHFVCSSGGNAGLAAAYVAKKLGLPITVVVPSTTGPATVRKLEELGAEVEVSGQVWDEANRRALELAETEGWVLIHPFDHPLVWQGHASLVQELKDSLETKPDAILLAVGGGGLLAGVVAGLRQVGWQDIPIIAAETWGAHSFHAALTAGRLVSLPDITSVAKCLGAKMVAARALECAQECQVISQVVEDSEAVRAVEQFLDDERMLVQPACGAALALLYTGRLQRLQREGRLRTPLASVVVVVCGGSGIQVAQLRALKSQLGLEQCPP
- the SDSL gene encoding serine dehydratase-like isoform X1, which translates into the protein MAAQPCGGEKPFHIISPVLESLPLSKAAGTKVYMKLENVQPTGSFKIRGIGHHCQEAAKEGCRHFVCSSGGNAGLAAAYVAKKLGLPITVVVPSTTGPATVRKLEELGAEVEVSGQVWDEANRRALELAETEGWVLIHPFDHPLVWQGHASLVQELKDSLETKPDAILLAVGGGGLLAGVVAGLRQVGWQDIPIIAAETWGAHSFHAALTAGRLVSLPDITSVAKCLGAKMVAARALECAQECQVISQVVEDSEAVRAVEQFLGCWGDPGSAGAAQGAPPLSSLQTTRGCWCSRRAGPPWPCSTRGGCSGCSVRGGCGPRSPPWWWWCAGVAASRWPSCGP
- the PLBD2 gene encoding putative phospholipase B-like 2; translated protein: MAALRALLGAALGAALAAALPGAAPAAAPPPRNVSVLLEPGSARLRVLPGRHSAAVAWASLDDRIPTVGWAFLEVTTNASYSDSLQAYAAGLAEAAVSEQLMYMQWMNTMVGYCGPFKYESEYCEKLRSYLEANLGWMEEQMGKGEDPEYWHQVRLALLQLKGLEDSYNGRLDFPRGRFTLAPFGFLLLQLGGDLEDLESALNRSSPRRVLGSGSCSALLKLLPDHQDLLVAHDTWTSYQSMLRVIKKYTLPFRASAGGNSQIPGSVQVFSSYPGTIFSGDDFYILSSGLVALETTIGNNNPARWKYLDPRGSVLEWLRNIVANRLARSGPEWAAVFRQFNSGTYNNQWMVVDYNVFTPGRASPPQGLLTVLEQIPGLVVVADQTELLYQQGYWASYNLPYFEEIFNASGIPELVKKYGDWFTYDKNPRAQIFRRNQTLVRDLDSMVRLMRSNNYLRDPLSRCRGCDPPQNAENAISARSDLNPPNGTYPFPALRQRCHGGTDMKVTSSGMAPTFGLVAASGPAWDDVPPFRWSTSPCSTLLHMGHPDLWTFPPIKVRWD